Proteins encoded by one window of Bubalus bubalis isolate 160015118507 breed Murrah chromosome 4, NDDB_SH_1, whole genome shotgun sequence:
- the LOC102390631 gene encoding mitochondrial import receptor subunit TOM20 homolog encodes MMGQKSTIAPRVCRALFIGYCIYFDRKRQSDPNFKNRLRKRRKKQKFAKERAGLSKLPDLKDAEAVQKFLLEEIQLSEELLAQGEYEKGVDHLTNVIAVCGQPQQLLQVLQQTLPPPAFQMLLTKLRTISQRIVSAQSLAEDDLE; translated from the coding sequence ATGATGGGCCAGAAGAGCACCATCGCCCCCAGAGTGTGCAGGGCCCTTTTCATCGGTTACTGCATTTACTTCGACCGCAAGAGACAGAGTGACCCCAATTTCAAGAACAGGCTGCGAAAacgaagaaagaaacaaaagtttgCCAAGGAGAGAGCTGGGCTTTCCAAGTTACCTGACCTTAAAGATGCTGAAGCCGTTCAGAAATTCCTTCTAGAAGAAATTCAGCTCAGTGAAGAATTACTAGCTCAAGGTGAATATGAAAAGGGTGTAGACCATCTGACAAATGTGATTGCTGTGTGTGGACAGCCACAGCAGTTACTGCAAGTGTTGCAACAAACTCTTCCACCACCAGCATTCCAGATGCTTCTGACTAAGCTCCGAACAATTAGTCAGAGAATTGTAAGTGCTCAGAGCTTGGCTGAAGATGATCTGGAATGA